The Dioscorea cayenensis subsp. rotundata cultivar TDr96_F1 chromosome 16, TDr96_F1_v2_PseudoChromosome.rev07_lg8_w22 25.fasta, whole genome shotgun sequence sequence tcgAAATTTGAACctcacaataaaaaattattatagtttGGTGCCGGAAAATAATTTTATGGAGATATTCAAATCATACACAACTTCTTTCTGGACTTTGGTGTCCTTTCCACTAAAATTAAATCAAGTGACAccaattctaaaaaaaacaaagaatagaTGAGAAGaactaattttaaatttttcaggGTATGGaaagtaaaatatcaaataGCCAACAAACATTTCCatgtaaatataaaacatttcaGGGAGGCCAGtgcaaaaatatcaaaaacaaacaaacaaataaaaaatacaaaataaataaatgtcattaTCAAAAGGAACAAGGGTATTTTCGGAATTTCATGACGAGCTCGCATGAAAGATCTTTGGGCACTTCTCTTCTTCATTAATGGCGGAAAAGCCTTCCTTAATGGCCTCTCCTCCGACgatctccatctctctctctctccttcttctcctcctacTTGGCGATGAACGAGAGAATCCTCAAACCCTATCACTCTGATCCTCTCTCTCTCCCAATCCCCAACCCTTTCTTCACTGAATTCCTTGTTGTGTCTCGGCGGTGGTGATATTTTAGCCCCTCGGGTCACCGTTGTTGGGATGGAGCTGTTGAAGCAGGCAATGCTTCGACATGAGATTGTTTTTCGTGATCAGGTTGGagatttttggttttctttgattgtttgatgagtttggtgatgagatttggttttggttttggtttttgggTGGTGATTtcgttgttttatttttttttgtaggttCGTGAGCTGCATCGGCTTTACTGGACGCAGAGGAGCTTGATGATGTGCCGGAGTTTGACGGAGGATGCGAAGGTATGGAGGCGATGGTTGCTTGATCTGAGCGAATTTTGAATCGGGTTGTGTTTGATGTGGGATTGAGTGGGGATGATGTGCAGGTGGGTTCGGACGCTGTGTTGCCACTTGATTTGCTGGAGAATCAGCAGGGGAGCTTGGAAATCAAGGGATTTCGGTTTGGTGATGAGAAGGATGGCGGCGCTATTCATCGGAATGCTAATTTTTATAAGCTTGGTGagaagtttattattattattgctattattattttcttaaaattttggttttgattactGCTTTGATTTGCTGGATTGGttgattcattgattttattcaGCTTATTGTATAAATTGCCCTATGCTGGTGTTTTAGCACATTTAGTGCAGGGGAAGAGGATGTACTTCTTCCATTTGGGATTATTTTTAGATGTTCTTATTCTATGCATTTGTGAATGCTTTGTTTTTGCATGGAATTTTATGTCTCAATTCTTTTTTGCAAGTATTTCATGTAGATTGTTTGGAGTTTAGAATGTGGTTCAATTCTTTGTTTTGATGTGTCTCATACATGAATCTGTGCGGCTGGTGACGGATGATTTCAGCCTGGTCTAGTCAACACAATGCTAGAGTTTCATATCATGGTTGGGCTGTTAACCATGGCATACACATCACTATTGACTGCACTCATGCATATCAGGCATCTATGCAGGATATGTGTATAAGATTTCAGGTGCTTGGCATGTTATGAATTGTTGGATAGCTGCTCTAAGGAGACAGTGGACTTTGTTTAGATTGCACTttggttgtttgttttgaatttttcacTTAGCTTTGAGTGCGATATGTGGAAATTACTTTAGggttatcatttttttatattattgaagtCTCAGACTCTCCAAGATGCTTTGGAAAATTTTGGTCGAAGCTCTTTTATCACTTTGTTCtgcatttatttcattattctaTATAAAATTCTGTTAGACTAGtttctgaaaaaaaaggaatatgtGGAgctagtgaatttttttttcttttcctttttatcgGCAAAAGGTGAAAGCTATTCACCTAAGGATGCACATGCCAATTGGTCCTCTCCTTCATGGGAGCTAAGACTGAAAGACATATGCTTATGTTGTCAAATACGACATATCTCCTTCACACCAATCTCCTGAAAACAAGTGGTTATGTTTCATTTGCGTCTGTTCAGTTGCACATTTGCAGAACATATGTTCATAAGTATTAAGATATGACATAATCTCCTTCGCACCAATCTCCTGAAAGGCACCTTTTATTTACAAGTGGTGAACTTTCATTTGCGTATGTTGCACATATGCAGAACATATGTTCATCTGTattaagtataaaataaattcacaaGGCTGCTACATTGAAGTACATTTATACTGTAGCTATGCCCCGATCTATATTCAACAACATATGGATTTGCATTGATGCTAATAGCAGAAATTGAAGATGTGCAGCCCCAGCACATCCACAGTTGCGGACCTTGCTTTTTATATGATTCATATGAACTGCCTTTGTGCTTACATGCGAATGGTTGAATGAGAGGGCCATAACGACTTCTGCATTGGGGGTTGGTATTAAGATCTAAATAGATTACCAGGTTTGTGCTGATGATGatatatctaaaattatttgtaagacctatcattatttttgttcatctttTACATTGGTTTCACATTTAAGGTTTAAAATGTCTACTCATGTCTTGGGTATGTGAGCATCAGGATTTAACTCTGCTTGGACATTTCTGTCTTTTTTAGCACCTTGTTATCACTATTAGAATTCACATTATGTTTGCTTATCTGCCTTTTGAGCCTTCGATCCCACCATGCACACTACCTTAGAGTAAATACTAAGTTTTGAAATGATCTATACATTATGTGCCATACATGTGCATGAAGAACTTCcattatgtatgtatttatttgttttcctgTCTTTCAGGCTTCAGAGAAATTAATCTGTCCACACAGAAAAATCAATCTGTATCTTACAAAGCAATGCATTTTGACCTCAATGTTGCTCCAGATGATGAGTCTTTGGCCAATTGCAATGATAATGTGCCAACAGTACTATCTTCCTCAATAGCTTCATTAGTTATTCAGCCTTTGGCTTCTGTTAATTCTCTTGCTGGATCGCAatcatttatttcattttcgAGGGAATCAAGTACCAAACGCTCAAAAGAAACATCCACTGGAGTTCAACCTGTTGATTCAAGGTCAGCTTCAAAGATGACCATTAATTCGCTTCAAGGCTGTCAGGTTTCACATCACTCTGGCATGGATGCTTCTGTGTGTAATGCACAAGTTATTATTAAAGGTGCTTCTGATAACAATCAACAGAATGTGGAAAATGGACATCATGATTCTGATTCTGATGCCCCCCTGAAACTTCAAATGAACTCTGCTGGTTTTGGTGGTGAGGTTCAGGATAATGTAACTGGAAAGATGCTCACTGGCATACTTGGGATTGAAGTCAGGAATTTAGTCTTGTCATCTGGTGAACAAATTCACCATGCACATAGTGCTATCAGACAGCAGATTTCAAATGTAACATCCAGTAACAATGCAGAAGACACTAATTTGCCTGCATCAGTTGGAAGTGCTGAACAGCCACCAGCTATGACCAGGGATTCGGAGAACAAGCAAACCAACTTTGAGGGGAGTGAAGAAGATACCCTATCAAGTCACACTAAAGCTCGGGACGAGGAACAACAAGAAAAATGCTCGAAAGAAATTCCTGTTGAAAGTAAGTTTGATAATGAACGGTGTTCAGGTGATGTATGTGTACAGACACTTGCTGTAATTCCTTCCAGTACTGAGGAATCTGGAACAACTCAAACTGAATCACAGGTATTAGAAAGTTACCCTATTAAACATCCTCTGGTTTCCCAAACTTGTCATCCCCCCATCATCGTCGGGAAATCAAAACATGAAGATGAACCGGAAGGTGATTCTTTGATTTTCCTGGCAGCCAAGACACTGTTTTCTATATCTTCGCACAAGCCAGAATGTGTTACAGATCCTTCGTCCGGCTTTGGGCAGACAGAGTTAGAGGCCGAAGGAAATGCGGAGCCTCAATATTCTTCAGATTCTTTCGAGACATTGACGATGATGCTACCTGAGAACACTACTGACGAATACACTATGCCGAGGATACCAGCTGATAAGGTTTCAGGAAATGATACATGCGGAGTTAAGCTGCGAAGAGGCAGAGGTCTTCGGGATTTCCAGAAGGACATATTACCAGGCCTTACCTCTCTTTCTCGGCATGAAATTTGTGAAGATTTTCACAATATACAGCATGCATTAAGGAAGAGTCGGTCGAGGAACAGGGAAAACTGGCCGGTTCCGGTTCGGAGTCGAAGATCAAGACGATGTTCTTCAAACAGAAAGACACCtttaaatcttttttctttttttaaccttttatCGGCAACCATCATGAGGTTTGTTATGTATAATTCTGTAAATATCTATAGCTATGCATTCACAATTAACCATTTTGTCAATGAGTTGAACTTCTTGAGTAGTTGTTGTGCATTTTATGAACTACAACTGCATggctttgttttatttgtgataTTGCAGTTGTTAATCTTCTTTAAACTTTGAGGTTGtatctttttgtgtttttttaactttattcaaggaaattagaagaaataaGCATCATTAATTGTTCTTAATTTCATCTCATTTGTGCGTAAATATCTTCTTTCATATACACCCCAATAAAATTGCCAAATTACAAGTTTTTtacacacataaatatatagaacttttttttttttaataaaaacatacatagaaCTCTTTTTGTCAAACAGTGAATTACTTCctcctttcttttttacttgttataTTTACCTAATTCACATCGATTAAGAAAAGTtgttaaaattagttaattatttatattttataaaaaatttcatta is a genomic window containing:
- the LOC120279338 gene encoding uncharacterized protein LOC120279338, giving the protein MELLKQAMLRHEIVFRDQVRELHRLYWTQRSLMMCRSLTEDAKVGSDAVLPLDLLENQQGSLEIKGFRFGDEKDGGAIHRNANFYKLGFREINLSTQKNQSVSYKAMHFDLNVAPDDESLANCNDNVPTVLSSSIASLVIQPLASVNSLAGSQSFISFSRESSTKRSKETSTGVQPVDSRSASKMTINSLQGCQVSHHSGMDASVCNAQVIIKGASDNNQQNVENGHHDSDSDAPLKLQMNSAGFGGEVQDNVTGKMLTGILGIEVRNLVLSSGEQIHHAHSAIRQQISNVTSSNNAEDTNLPASVGSAEQPPAMTRDSENKQTNFEGSEEDTLSSHTKARDEEQQEKCSKEIPVESKFDNERCSGDVCVQTLAVIPSSTEESGTTQTESQVLESYPIKHPLVSQTCHPPIIVGKSKHEDEPEGDSLIFLAAKTLFSISSHKPECVTDPSSGFGQTELEAEGNAEPQYSSDSFETLTMMLPENTTDEYTMPRIPADKVSGNDTCGVKLRRGRGLRDFQKDILPGLTSLSRHEICEDFHNIQHALRKSRSRNRENWPVPVRSRRSRRCSSNRKTPLNLFSFFNLLSATIMRFVMYNSVNIYSYAFTINHFVNELNFLSSCCAFYELQLHGFVLFVILQLLIFFKL